From Pseudomonas sp. LS1212, the proteins below share one genomic window:
- the serS gene encoding serine--tRNA ligase, whose translation MLDSKLLRSQLQDVADRLASRGFSLDVARIDALENRRKDVQTRTEHLQAERNARSKSIGQAKQRGEDIAPLMADVDRMAAELNRGKVELDETQAELDSILLGIPNLPHESVPVGDDEDANIEVRRWGTPTTFDFPIQDHVALGEKFGWLDFETAAKLSGARFALLRGPIARLHRALAQFMINLHVSEHGYEEAYTPYLVQAPALQGTGQLPKFEADLFKISREGEADLYLIPTAEVSLTNIVAGEILDPKQLPLKLVAHTPCFRSEAGASGRDTRGMIRQHQFDKVEMVQIVEPGKSMEALESLTANAERVLQALELPYRVLALCTGDMGFSAIKTYDLEVWVPSQDKYREISSCSNTGDFQARRMQARWRNPETGKPELVHTLNGSGLAVGRTLVAVLENYQQADGSIRIPEVLKPYMGGLEVIG comes from the coding sequence ATGCTCGATTCCAAACTGTTACGTAGCCAACTCCAGGACGTAGCGGACCGCCTTGCCTCCCGTGGCTTCAGCCTGGATGTAGCGCGCATCGACGCGCTGGAGAACCGTCGCAAGGACGTTCAGACCCGCACCGAACACCTGCAGGCCGAACGCAATGCACGCTCCAAATCCATCGGTCAGGCCAAGCAGCGCGGTGAAGACATCGCTCCGCTGATGGCTGACGTCGATCGCATGGCGGCTGAATTGAACCGTGGCAAGGTCGAGCTGGACGAGACTCAGGCCGAGCTGGATTCGATCCTGCTGGGCATTCCCAACCTGCCGCACGAGTCGGTACCTGTGGGCGACGACGAAGACGCCAACATCGAAGTGCGCCGTTGGGGCACGCCGACGACCTTCGATTTCCCGATCCAGGACCACGTTGCCCTGGGCGAGAAGTTTGGCTGGCTGGATTTCGAAACCGCTGCCAAATTGTCCGGTGCTCGCTTTGCCTTGTTGCGTGGCCCGATTGCCCGCCTGCACCGCGCGCTCGCGCAGTTCATGATCAACCTGCACGTCAGTGAGCACGGCTACGAAGAGGCCTACACCCCGTACCTGGTGCAGGCCCCGGCGCTGCAAGGCACCGGCCAGCTGCCGAAATTCGAGGCGGACCTGTTCAAGATCAGCCGCGAAGGCGAGGCTGACCTGTACCTGATTCCGACCGCCGAAGTGTCGCTGACCAACATCGTGGCCGGCGAAATCCTCGATCCAAAGCAACTGCCGCTCAAGCTGGTCGCGCACACGCCGTGCTTCCGTAGCGAAGCCGGTGCCTCGGGTCGCGATACCCGCGGCATGATCCGTCAGCACCAGTTCGACAAGGTCGAGATGGTCCAGATCGTCGAGCCCGGCAAATCCATGGAAGCACTGGAAAGCCTGACTGCCAACGCCGAACGCGTGCTGCAGGCGCTGGAGCTGCCTTACCGGGTACTGGCCCTGTGCACCGGCGACATGGGCTTCAGCGCCATCAAGACCTATGACCTGGAAGTCTGGGTGCCGAGCCAGGACAAGTACCGCGAGATTTCTTCGTGCTCCAACACCGGCGACTTCCAGGCGCGGCGCATGCAGGCGCGCTGGCGCAACCCGGAAACCGGCAAGCCGGAGCTGGTCCACACCCTCAACGGTTCGGGCCTGGCAGTAGGACGTACCCTGGTTGCGGTGCTGGAAAACTACCAGCAGGCCGACGGTTCGATCCGCATTCCGGAAGTGCTCAAACCGTACATGGGCGGCCTCGAGGTCATCGGCTAA
- a CDS encoding TonB-dependent receptor family protein, translating to MTPACKRSSLALSVAFAISPYTVNAAETLELAPLAVQGDWLGEAAAVDVQNHPGARTVIREETIHESAAVHPRELLRRVPGLQVQESNGTGGSDLALNVGARGLTSRLSPRSTILIDGVPMAFAPYGQPQLSLAPVAVGNLQAIDVVRGGGSVRYGPQNVGGIINFITREIPTDRAGSASITSEGAGHGGIKTSTSAFLGGTADNGMGAALLYSGVRGSGFRDDNDGTLIDDFMLKNKFALSEIDELATTLHYFRADADMPGGLSTAQFDDDPYQSTRPYDTFEGERKDISIKYTRTPDELRTFELNSYYYESYRGSNIVTVQANPAQNKLFSYPRDYHVFGIEPRYSQLFYFGETSHEVGVGYRYIDEGMHETTKSSPAYLADGGSPYTRPMTVTADNTGGTEAHSVYIDDKINVGNWTVTPGLRYERVRTTWHSRIKGLNREVNYNEPLPSLNVMYHLSDEWKLFANYNTSFGSLQYFQVGQDPSGGTYGNEVGPGLEPEKAKTYEVGTRYNNGVWGGEVTLFRIDFDSQLQYVKQDGWTQLGATSHTGVETALNYDLGSLDPVLSGLSAYATFAYTKAISEKGDFADKDLAFYSRQTATLGLRYEQNRWTWNLDGYAQSQQYSPGAPGPVYIREESADGRFGDIPGYALWNVRGEYAFGPQLSNLTLGAGIKNLFGKEYFTRSLDNNFGKYIGQPRTLFVQASIAF from the coding sequence GTGACACCTGCCTGCAAGCGCTCCAGCCTGGCCCTCAGCGTCGCTTTCGCTATTTCCCCCTATACCGTTAACGCAGCGGAAACACTGGAGTTGGCCCCATTGGCCGTCCAGGGCGACTGGCTCGGCGAAGCGGCAGCCGTAGATGTGCAGAACCATCCCGGTGCTCGTACTGTGATTCGAGAAGAAACCATTCATGAAAGCGCTGCCGTGCACCCACGGGAGCTGTTGCGCCGGGTTCCGGGCCTGCAGGTTCAGGAAAGCAACGGCACCGGCGGCAGCGACCTGGCGTTGAACGTCGGCGCTCGCGGGCTGACATCGCGCCTTTCGCCGCGCTCGACCATCCTGATCGACGGCGTGCCGATGGCCTTCGCACCCTATGGCCAGCCGCAGTTGTCGCTGGCACCGGTGGCGGTCGGCAACCTGCAGGCGATCGACGTGGTTCGCGGTGGCGGTTCGGTGCGCTATGGCCCACAAAACGTCGGCGGCATCATCAACTTCATCACCCGTGAGATCCCCACCGATCGTGCCGGCAGCGCCAGCATCACCTCCGAAGGCGCGGGCCATGGCGGGATCAAGACCAGCACCAGCGCGTTCCTCGGCGGCACCGCCGACAACGGCATGGGCGCGGCCCTGCTGTACTCGGGTGTCCGGGGCTCGGGCTTTCGCGATGACAACGACGGCACGCTGATCGACGATTTCATGCTCAAGAACAAATTCGCCTTGAGCGAAATCGACGAACTGGCCACCACCCTGCATTACTTCCGCGCCGACGCCGACATGCCCGGCGGCTTGTCCACCGCGCAGTTCGACGACGACCCGTACCAGTCCACCCGCCCGTACGATACCTTTGAAGGCGAGCGCAAGGACATCTCGATCAAGTACACCCGCACCCCGGACGAGCTGCGCACCTTCGAACTGAACTCCTACTATTACGAGAGTTACCGCGGCAGCAACATCGTCACCGTGCAGGCCAACCCGGCGCAGAACAAGCTGTTCTCATACCCGCGCGACTACCATGTATTCGGCATCGAACCGCGCTACTCGCAGTTGTTCTACTTCGGCGAAACCAGCCATGAAGTCGGCGTAGGCTACCGCTACATCGATGAAGGCATGCACGAAACCACCAAGAGCAGCCCCGCCTACCTGGCCGACGGCGGCAGCCCATACACCAGGCCCATGACCGTCACTGCCGATAATACCGGCGGCACCGAAGCCCACTCGGTGTATATCGACGACAAGATCAACGTCGGCAACTGGACCGTCACCCCCGGCCTGCGCTACGAGCGCGTGCGCACCACTTGGCACAGCCGCATAAAGGGCCTGAACCGCGAGGTCAATTACAATGAGCCACTGCCATCGCTGAACGTGATGTATCACCTGTCTGACGAATGGAAACTCTTCGCCAACTACAACACCTCCTTCGGCAGCCTGCAGTACTTCCAGGTTGGTCAGGACCCTTCGGGCGGGACCTATGGCAACGAAGTCGGGCCGGGCCTGGAGCCAGAGAAGGCCAAGACCTATGAAGTGGGTACGCGCTACAACAACGGCGTCTGGGGCGGCGAAGTCACCCTGTTCCGCATCGATTTCGACAGCCAGTTGCAGTACGTGAAACAGGACGGCTGGACTCAGCTCGGCGCCACCAGCCATACCGGCGTGGAAACCGCGCTGAACTACGACCTGGGCAGCCTCGACCCCGTCCTGAGCGGTCTGAGTGCCTACGCGACCTTTGCCTACACCAAGGCGATCTCGGAAAAAGGCGATTTTGCCGACAAGGACCTGGCCTTCTATTCCCGGCAAACCGCGACCCTCGGACTGCGCTATGAGCAAAACCGCTGGACCTGGAACCTCGATGGCTACGCCCAGTCGCAGCAGTACTCGCCGGGCGCGCCCGGGCCTGTGTACATCCGCGAGGAAAGCGCAGACGGCCGCTTCGGCGATATCCCGGGTTATGCCCTGTGGAATGTCCGTGGCGAATATGCCTTCGGCCCGCAGTTGTCGAACCTGACGCTCGGCGCCGGGATCAAGAACCTGTTCGGCAAGGAATACTTCACACGGTCGCTGGACAACAACTTCGGTAAATACATCGGCCAGCCGCGTACGCTGTTCGTACAGGCCAGCATCGCGTTCTAA
- the ftsK gene encoding DNA translocase FtsK has product MKKSTATSNPVPLWRQQLHYRLKEGALIAMGALCLYLWMALLTYDQADPGFSHTSNVDQVQNAAGRAGAWFADILFMVLGYFAYVFPLLLAVKTWQIFRQRHEPWQWSGWLFSWRLIGLVFLVLSGAALAHIHFHSAPSLPASAGGALGESLGDLARNALNIQGSTLMFIALFLFGLTVFADLSWFKVMDVTGKITLDLFELLQGAANRWWAARNERKQLVAQLREVDERVHEVTAPAAPDRREQVKVKERIIEREPSLARHITEREQHIPPVIMPAPAKVPEPSKRVQKEKQAPLFVDSAIEGTLPPISILDPAEKKQVNYSPESLAGVGHLLEIKLKEFGVEVSVDSIHPGPVITRYEIQPAAGVKVSRISNLAKDLARSLAVTSVRVVEVIPGKTTVGIEIPNEDRQIVRFSEVLSTPQFDEARSPVTLALGHDIGGKPVITDLAKMPHLLVAGTTGSGKSVGVNAMILSILFKSGPEDAKLIMIDPKMLELSIYEGIPHLLCPVVTDMKDAANALRWSVAEMERRYKLMAKMGVRNLSGFNHKVKEAIDAGTPLTDPLYKRESIHDEAPLLHKLPTIVVVVDEFADMIMIVGKKVEELIARIAQKARAAGIHLILATQRPSVDVITGLIKANIPTRMAFQVSSKIDSRTIIDQGGAEQLLGHGDMLYMPPGTSLPIRVHGAFVSDDEVHRVVEAWKLRGAPEYNDDILNGVEEAGSGFESSGGEGGEDSETDALYDEAVQFVLESRRASISAVQRKLKIGYNRAARMIEAMEMAGVVTAMNTNGSREVIAPGPMRD; this is encoded by the coding sequence TTGAAGAAATCCACCGCTACATCCAATCCCGTTCCGCTATGGCGTCAGCAGCTGCACTACCGGCTCAAGGAAGGTGCGTTGATCGCCATGGGGGCTCTTTGCCTGTACCTGTGGATGGCGTTGCTGACCTATGACCAGGCCGACCCGGGCTTCAGCCATACCAGCAATGTCGATCAGGTGCAGAACGCCGCCGGCCGGGCCGGTGCCTGGTTCGCCGATATCCTGTTCATGGTCCTGGGGTATTTCGCCTATGTCTTCCCGCTGCTGCTGGCCGTCAAGACCTGGCAGATCTTTCGTCAGCGCCACGAGCCGTGGCAGTGGAGCGGCTGGCTGTTTTCCTGGCGCTTGATCGGGCTGGTGTTCCTGGTGCTGTCCGGCGCTGCGCTGGCGCACATCCACTTTCACTCGGCGCCCAGCCTGCCGGCCTCGGCGGGTGGCGCGCTGGGGGAAAGCCTCGGCGACCTGGCGCGTAATGCGTTGAATATCCAGGGCAGCACGCTGATGTTCATTGCCCTGTTCCTGTTCGGCCTGACGGTTTTCGCCGACCTCTCCTGGTTCAAAGTGATGGATGTCACCGGCAAGATCACTCTGGACCTGTTCGAGCTGCTTCAGGGCGCGGCCAACCGCTGGTGGGCCGCGCGCAACGAACGCAAGCAACTGGTGGCGCAGCTGCGTGAAGTCGATGAGCGCGTCCACGAGGTAACGGCCCCGGCAGCGCCGGACCGCCGCGAGCAGGTCAAGGTCAAGGAACGCATCATCGAGCGCGAGCCGTCGCTGGCCAGGCACATTACCGAGCGCGAGCAGCATATACCGCCAGTGATCATGCCGGCCCCGGCCAAGGTGCCGGAGCCGAGCAAGCGTGTGCAGAAGGAGAAACAGGCGCCGCTGTTTGTCGACAGCGCCATCGAAGGCACGCTGCCGCCGATTTCGATCCTCGACCCTGCCGAGAAGAAACAGGTCAATTATTCGCCCGAGTCACTGGCCGGTGTTGGCCACTTGCTGGAGATCAAGCTCAAGGAGTTCGGCGTCGAAGTTTCGGTCGACTCGATTCACCCGGGGCCGGTCATTACCCGTTACGAAATTCAGCCGGCTGCAGGCGTAAAGGTCAGCCGCATCTCCAACCTGGCCAAGGACCTGGCGCGCTCGCTGGCCGTGACCAGCGTGCGCGTCGTTGAAGTGATTCCGGGCAAGACCACGGTCGGTATCGAAATTCCCAACGAAGACCGCCAGATCGTGCGCTTCTCCGAAGTGCTGTCGACGCCGCAGTTCGATGAGGCCAGGTCGCCGGTCACCCTGGCCCTGGGCCATGACATCGGCGGCAAGCCGGTCATCACCGACCTTGCGAAGATGCCGCACCTGCTGGTGGCCGGTACTACGGGTTCCGGTAAGTCGGTGGGTGTGAACGCGATGATCCTGTCGATCCTGTTCAAGTCGGGCCCCGAAGACGCCAAGCTGATCATGATCGACCCGAAAATGCTCGAGCTGTCGATCTACGAAGGCATTCCGCACCTGCTGTGCCCGGTGGTCACCGACATGAAGGACGCCGCCAACGCCCTGCGCTGGAGCGTGGCGGAGATGGAGCGGCGCTACAAACTGATGGCGAAGATGGGCGTACGTAACCTGTCGGGCTTCAACCACAAGGTCAAGGAGGCCATCGATGCCGGCACGCCGCTGACAGATCCCTTGTACAAGCGTGAAAGTATTCACGACGAAGCGCCGCTATTGCACAAGTTGCCGACCATCGTGGTGGTGGTGGATGAATTCGCCGACATGATAATGATCGTCGGCAAGAAGGTCGAAGAGCTGATCGCCCGTATCGCCCAGAAGGCCCGTGCCGCCGGTATCCACCTGATCCTCGCGACCCAGCGTCCGTCGGTGGACGTGATCACCGGTCTGATCAAGGCCAACATTCCGACCCGCATGGCGTTCCAGGTGTCGAGCAAGATCGACTCCCGGACCATCATCGACCAGGGTGGCGCCGAGCAACTACTGGGCCACGGTGACATGCTCTACATGCCACCGGGCACGAGCCTGCCGATCCGTGTCCACGGTGCCTTCGTCTCCGATGACGAGGTTCACCGGGTGGTCGAAGCCTGGAAACTGCGTGGTGCACCGGAATACAACGACGACATTCTCAATGGCGTCGAAGAGGCCGGCAGTGGTTTTGAAAGCAGCGGTGGCGAAGGCGGTGAAGACAGCGAAACCGACGCACTCTATGACGAGGCGGTACAGTTCGTTCTTGAAAGCCGCCGCGCCTCCATTTCGGCCGTACAGCGCAAGCTGAAGATCGGCTACAACCGTGCCGCTCGCATGATTGAAGCCATGGAAATGGCCGGCGTCGTCACGGCCATGAACACCAATGGCTCGCGTGAAGTGATTGCGCCAGGGCCGATGCGCGATTAA
- a CDS encoding replication-associated recombination protein A → MDLFRSDPIAQPLAARLRPANLDEYVGQEHLLARGKPLREALEQGALHSMIFWGPPGVGKTTLARLLAKFCDAHFETVSAVLAGVKEIRQAVEIAKQQAGQYGRRTILFVDEVHRFNKSQQDAFLPYVEDGTLIFIGATTENPSFELNNALLSRARVYVLKSLDEAALHKLVQRALSEERGLGKRQLSLGDEGFKMLLAAADGDGRRLLNLLENASDLAEDGSEIGVDLLQSLLGDTRRRFDKGGEAFYDQISALHKSVRGSNPDGALYWFARMLDGGCDPLYIARRVVRMASEDIGNADPRALSLCLAAWDVQERLGSPEGELAVSQAIVYLACAPKSNAVYMGFKAAMREAAEHGSLEVPLHLRNAPTRLMKQLGYGEEYRYAHDEPDAYAAGEDYFPEQLEPRHYYQPVPRGLELKIGEKLKHLAELDRSSPRQRRRP, encoded by the coding sequence ATGGACTTGTTTCGTAGTGATCCGATCGCTCAGCCCCTGGCCGCGCGCCTGCGCCCGGCCAATCTGGACGAGTACGTTGGCCAGGAGCATCTGCTGGCGCGCGGCAAGCCCCTGCGTGAAGCGCTGGAGCAGGGCGCCCTGCACTCGATGATCTTCTGGGGCCCGCCCGGGGTCGGCAAGACCACACTGGCGCGGTTGCTGGCCAAGTTCTGCGACGCGCACTTCGAAACGGTTTCGGCAGTACTGGCCGGGGTCAAGGAAATTCGCCAGGCGGTCGAGATCGCCAAGCAGCAGGCGGGCCAGTACGGACGTCGGACTATCCTCTTCGTCGATGAAGTGCATCGCTTCAACAAGTCCCAGCAGGATGCCTTTCTGCCTTACGTGGAAGACGGCACGCTGATCTTTATCGGTGCAACCACCGAGAATCCGTCCTTCGAGTTGAACAACGCCTTGTTGTCGCGGGCGCGCGTCTATGTACTCAAGAGCCTCGACGAGGCCGCCCTGCACAAGCTGGTGCAGCGTGCGCTGAGCGAGGAGCGTGGGTTGGGCAAGCGGCAGCTGAGCCTCGGCGACGAGGGCTTCAAGATGCTCCTGGCGGCGGCCGATGGCGATGGTCGGCGCCTGCTCAATCTGCTGGAGAATGCCTCGGACCTGGCCGAAGACGGCAGTGAAATCGGTGTCGATCTGTTGCAAAGCCTGCTCGGTGACACGCGCCGGCGTTTCGACAAGGGCGGTGAGGCCTTCTACGACCAGATCTCGGCGCTGCACAAATCCGTTCGTGGTTCCAACCCCGACGGCGCGCTCTACTGGTTCGCGCGCATGCTCGATGGCGGCTGCGACCCCTTGTACATCGCCCGGCGCGTCGTGCGCATGGCCAGCGAAGACATCGGCAACGCCGACCCGCGCGCCCTGAGCCTGTGCCTGGCCGCCTGGGACGTGCAGGAGCGCCTGGGCAGCCCCGAAGGTGAGCTGGCCGTATCCCAGGCCATTGTCTACCTGGCCTGTGCACCGAAGAGCAATGCCGTGTACATGGGCTTCAAGGCGGCCATGCGTGAAGCCGCCGAACACGGCTCGCTGGAGGTGCCGTTGCACCTGCGCAATGCGCCGACCAGGCTGATGAAGCAACTGGGCTACGGTGAAGAGTACCGTTACGCCCACGACGAGCCGGATGCGTACGCTGCCGGTGAGGACTATTTCCCTGAACAACTCGAGCCGCGCCACTACTACCAACCTGTTCCCCGGGGCCTGGAGTTGAAGATCGGCGAGAAGCTCAAGCACCTGGCCGAACTCGATCGCAGCAGTCCCCGACAACGGAGAAGGCCTTGA
- a CDS encoding DUF6026 family protein codes for MGTVLPASPPQTLYVTVRRDELRQLKDERDQLRQQVAQLNRLLQQAHDQGALASTALQA; via the coding sequence ATGGGTACAGTTCTGCCAGCAAGTCCTCCCCAAACCCTTTACGTCACTGTGCGCCGCGATGAATTGCGCCAGTTGAAGGACGAGCGCGACCAGCTCAGGCAACAGGTCGCACAGCTCAATAGGCTGCTGCAGCAAGCCCACGATCAGGGAGCCCTTGCTTCTACCGCGCTCCAGGCCTGA
- a CDS encoding SgcJ/EcaC family oxidoreductase, giving the protein MFISLTLLGTGSAQAQSLAMQCQSVSQDQVVALFERWNDTLKTGDAKQVAALYATDALLLPTVSKTPRLTFDEKVDYFQHFLKDRPVGSLDTSHVQIDCNSAHHAGLYTFRFAASGKEVKARYSFAYRWDGTQWLITSHHSSLLPAT; this is encoded by the coding sequence GTGTTTATTTCTTTGACCCTGCTCGGCACAGGCTCTGCCCAGGCCCAATCGCTGGCCATGCAGTGCCAGAGTGTCAGCCAGGACCAGGTCGTTGCGCTGTTCGAGCGCTGGAACGACACACTTAAAACCGGCGATGCAAAACAAGTTGCCGCGCTCTATGCAACCGATGCACTCCTGCTGCCCACTGTCTCCAAAACCCCCAGGCTGACATTCGACGAGAAGGTCGATTACTTTCAGCATTTCCTCAAGGATCGCCCCGTCGGCAGCCTCGACACCAGTCATGTCCAGATCGACTGCAACAGCGCCCACCATGCCGGCCTCTACACCTTCCGTTTCGCCGCCTCCGGCAAAGAGGTGAAGGCCCGCTATTCCTTCGCGTATCGCTGGGACGGGACGCAATGGCTGATTACCAGCCACCACTCCTCGCTGCTACCCGCCACCTGA
- the crcB gene encoding fluoride efflux transporter CrcB yields MIRIVTAVAAGGISGTLLRFATVNWVASNWPRHFYVGTLAVNIVGCLLIGLLYGLFLLRPEVPVEVRAGLIAGFLGGLTTFSSFSLDTVRLLESGQVLLALGYTAVSVFGGLLATWAGLSLTKL; encoded by the coding sequence TTGATTCGGATAGTCACTGCCGTTGCTGCCGGGGGTATTTCCGGTACCTTGCTGCGTTTTGCCACGGTCAATTGGGTCGCATCGAACTGGCCACGGCACTTCTATGTCGGTACGCTGGCCGTTAATATTGTCGGCTGCCTGTTGATTGGCCTTCTTTACGGTCTTTTCCTGCTTCGCCCGGAAGTGCCCGTCGAGGTCCGAGCGGGCCTGATCGCGGGTTTTCTCGGCGGCTTGACCACTTTTTCATCCTTTTCACTGGATACGGTGCGCCTGCTTGAAAGCGGGCAAGTGCTTCTGGCGCTCGGCTACACCGCCGTCAGCGTATTCGGCGGGCTGCTCGCGACCTGGGCCGGCCTGTCCCTGACCAAACTTTGA
- the cysG gene encoding siroheme synthase CysG has product MEFLPLFHNLRGSRVLVVGGGEIALRKSRLLADAGALLRVVAPEIEAQLDELVQRSGGEAMVRGYQEADLDGCQLIIAATDDQALNAQVSADAQRRCVPVNVVDAPALCTVIFPAIVDRSPLVVAVSSGGDAPVLARLIRAKLETWIPSAYGELAGLAARFRRQVKNLYPDVQQRRAFWEDVFQGPIADRQLAGQGAEAERLLVDKINGAPPHAPGEVYLVGAGPGDPDLLTFRALRLMQQADVVLYDRLVAPAILELCRRDAERVYVGKRRADHAVPQEEINQHLVDLAKQGKRVLRLKGGDPFIFGRGGEEIEELAAHGIPFQVVPGITAASGCAAYAGIPLTHRDYAQSVRFVTGHLKDGTSDLPWNDLVAPAQTLVFYMGLIGLPIICEQLIRHGRAADTPAALIQQGTTVNQRVFTGTLADLPKLVAEHEVHAPTLVIVGEVVQLREKLAWFEGAQQNV; this is encoded by the coding sequence ATGGAATTTCTACCGCTGTTTCATAACCTGCGTGGCAGCCGGGTGCTGGTTGTGGGGGGCGGCGAGATTGCCTTGCGCAAGTCTCGCCTGTTGGCCGACGCCGGCGCCTTGCTGCGCGTGGTTGCGCCCGAGATCGAAGCGCAGCTCGATGAGTTGGTGCAGCGCAGCGGTGGAGAAGCCATGGTTCGCGGTTATCAGGAGGCCGACCTCGATGGTTGCCAACTGATCATCGCGGCCACCGATGACCAGGCGCTCAACGCCCAGGTCTCTGCCGATGCCCAGCGCCGCTGCGTGCCGGTCAACGTGGTCGATGCTCCGGCGTTGTGCACGGTGATCTTCCCGGCCATTGTCGATCGTTCACCCTTGGTGGTGGCGGTCTCCAGCGGTGGCGATGCACCGGTGCTGGCGCGGCTGATCCGGGCCAAGCTGGAAACCTGGATACCTTCGGCCTATGGCGAACTGGCCGGCCTGGCTGCGCGGTTTCGGCGTCAGGTGAAAAACCTGTATCCGGATGTGCAGCAGCGTCGAGCGTTCTGGGAAGACGTTTTCCAGGGCCCTATCGCTGACCGCCAACTGGCCGGGCAGGGTGCCGAAGCGGAGCGCTTGCTGGTAGACAAGATCAACGGTGCGCCGCCCCACGCGCCTGGCGAGGTGTATCTGGTCGGTGCAGGTCCTGGCGACCCGGATTTGCTGACCTTCCGCGCCCTGCGTCTGATGCAGCAGGCCGATGTGGTGCTTTACGACCGCTTGGTCGCGCCAGCCATTCTCGAACTGTGCCGCCGCGATGCCGAGCGCGTCTATGTCGGCAAGCGGCGCGCCGATCACGCCGTGCCCCAGGAGGAGATCAACCAGCACCTGGTGGACCTCGCCAAACAGGGCAAGCGTGTGTTGCGGCTCAAGGGTGGCGATCCGTTCATCTTTGGCCGTGGTGGCGAGGAAATCGAAGAGCTGGCGGCCCATGGGATTCCCTTCCAGGTGGTGCCGGGTATCACCGCGGCCAGCGGTTGCGCGGCGTATGCCGGGATTCCGCTGACCCATCGCGACTACGCACAATCGGTGCGCTTCGTCACCGGCCACCTGAAAGACGGCACCAGCGATCTGCCCTGGAACGACCTGGTCGCGCCTGCCCAGACCCTGGTGTTCTACATGGGGCTGATTGGCTTGCCGATCATCTGCGAGCAGCTGATCAGGCATGGTCGTGCCGCCGACACGCCAGCGGCATTGATTCAGCAGGGCACCACGGTCAACCAGCGGGTCTTTACCGGCACCCTGGCCGACCTGCCCAAGCTTGTGGCGGAGCATGAAGTCCATGCACCGACCCTGGTGATCGTCGGCGAAGTGGTCCAGCTTCGCGAGAAGCTGGCCTGGTTCGAAGGCGCTCAGCAGAACGTCTGA
- the lolA gene encoding outer membrane lipoprotein chaperone LolA: protein MRLIRMLLVSALAFSVIPAQADEKDVARLTQLLEKSQTLTARFSQLTLDGSGTQLQETTGEMALQRPGMFNWHTDAPQEQLMVSDGKKVSLWDPDLEQVTIKTLDQRLTQTPALLLSGDVSKISQSFDISAKEAGGVIDFTLKPKTKDTLFDSLRLSFRNGLINDMQLIDSVGQRTNILFTGVKANEPIAASKFRFDIPKGADVIQE from the coding sequence ATGCGCCTTATTCGCATGTTGTTGGTCTCTGCTCTGGCTTTCTCCGTTATCCCGGCCCAGGCCGATGAAAAGGATGTGGCGCGCCTGACCCAGTTACTGGAAAAGTCGCAAACCCTGACTGCCCGGTTCTCCCAATTGACCCTCGATGGCAGCGGCACGCAGTTGCAGGAAACCACCGGCGAAATGGCACTGCAGCGCCCGGGCATGTTCAATTGGCATACCGATGCACCCCAGGAACAACTGATGGTTTCCGATGGCAAGAAAGTCTCGCTGTGGGACCCGGACCTGGAGCAGGTCACTATCAAGACCCTCGATCAGCGCCTGACCCAGACCCCGGCCTTGTTGTTGTCCGGTGACGTGTCGAAGATCAGCCAGAGTTTCGATATCTCCGCCAAGGAAGCCGGCGGCGTGATCGATTTCACGCTCAAGCCAAAAACCAAGGACACCCTGTTCGACTCCTTGCGCCTGTCGTTTCGCAACGGGCTGATCAATGACATGCAACTGATCGACAGCGTCGGCCAGCGCACCAACATTTTGTTCACCGGCGTAAAAGCCAATGAACCGATCGCCGCCAGCAAATTCAGGTTCGATATTCCCAAAGGCGCGGACGTGATCCAGGAGTAA
- a CDS encoding GNAT family N-acetyltransferase, with protein sequence METQIHPADYLNTVHARAIGDLLNHYAEDPIGGGEALPLHVRERVAGELAKRTNAFSFLAFQGECAVGLVNCFEGFSTFACQPLINVHDVVVTASARGQGISRKLLERVEQVARVRGCCLLMLEVLEDNESAKVAYRKAGFEQARFDARRGYMQLWCKPL encoded by the coding sequence ATGGAAACGCAGATTCATCCGGCTGATTACCTGAACACCGTGCATGCCCGAGCCATTGGTGATTTGCTCAATCATTACGCTGAAGATCCCATAGGCGGTGGTGAAGCCTTGCCCTTGCATGTGCGCGAGCGCGTCGCCGGGGAGTTGGCCAAGCGCACTAATGCCTTCAGCTTTCTGGCTTTCCAGGGAGAATGCGCCGTGGGTCTGGTTAATTGTTTCGAAGGCTTTTCGACCTTTGCCTGCCAGCCGCTGATCAATGTGCATGACGTGGTGGTGACAGCCAGCGCCAGAGGACAGGGGATCAGTCGCAAGTTGCTCGAACGGGTGGAACAGGTCGCTAGAGTACGCGGGTGCTGCTTATTGATGCTGGAGGTGCTTGAGGACAACGAGTCGGCCAAGGTGGCCTATCGCAAGGCTGGATTCGAACAGGCACGCTTCGATGCTCGGCGTGGTTACATGCAGCTATGGTGCAAGCCGCTATAG